Proteins encoded within one genomic window of Uranotaenia lowii strain MFRU-FL unplaced genomic scaffold, ASM2978415v1 HiC_scaffold_155, whole genome shotgun sequence:
- the LOC129759428 gene encoding nuclear pore complex protein Nup75 isoform X2, with amino-acid sequence MGKRLGITAHWITEDKISVTAYSNKLLQSLQNRPPNTSAVKVFHLTSNFILDEPILRSLVTECSHVFLNLQLVRNSNVAGAIDYLKISRTYRSAIRACLEKLQNLITSTELPNAEQYQNYVTIFYSVECIWHLVEILIVNSNSVNAVVPNLLEWVRFHFPTAERLATELLQQGREIDSHDDYWPVVKGLIIQGQTNVARALLKLHTNSESVCFEVADQILQTMPVYSVYGGLSIQKFKSQWQYWSANARSKVDAGILMVEPELEEIVKLVIGDRQTWTDQCQFASCWYEYFPGYLFYTESTCKYYELGTYANNWLSQWISTGGTNPSYKYLDKIILSVMENNLPQVLHNIQNICDNKWFVTHLVDLLYHCGQLTLSTGSADEQDSEKLFRESLLYDFGCLLMTHKAGLWEAGLDYLEFSSTEGLGAREALLARIPIRNEKQALKLISAAKKNGFASVESEICKVLVKKNLSNKLYGNALEWAIRSRDSFYVSAVANIFLEHYCNHGEIMCEDVIANIGAKMFISPRLIFLVKYYDFRQFYRERSFAQAAELLINLLDSKITPNYFWPSLLADTIPLLEFKEPVIPTKETYTILHHLEWDLVPMIEKRKEQLKGTTRKVANGIEKMEITGDQMKTNEGVETDSDQQALIEKFSSNLLNNCTDDLVKLLRLACARNLARAFIIENTIAE; translated from the exons ATGGGCAAACGGCTCGGAATAACCGCTCATTGGATCACCGAGGACAAGATTTCGGTAACAGCTTACAGCAACAAGTTGCTGCAATCACTCCAGAATCGGCCTCCGAATACATCGGCCGTTAAAGTGTTCCACCTGACgtccaatttcattttggacGAACCGATCTTACGGAGTCTGGTAACGGAGTGTAGCCATGTGTTCCTGAATTTGCAGCTGGTGCGAAACAGCAACGTTGCAGGAGCCATCGATTATTTGAAAATCTCCAGAACCTATCGCAGTGCGATACGGGCTTGCTTGGAAAAGCTTCAGAATTTGATTACTAGTACAGAGTTGCCCAATGCCGAACAGTATCAAAACTATGTCACCATTTTTTACTCTGTCGAATGCATTTGGCATCTGGTGGAAATTTTAATCGTCAATTCCAATTCGGTCAATGCGGTCGTTCCGAATCTATTAGAATGGGTTCGATTTCACTTTCCAACGGCTGAAAGACTGGCGACGGAACTGCTGCAACAGGGTCGGGAAATCGATTCACACGATGACTATTGGCCGGTGGTAAAGGGATTAATCATTCAGGGTCAGACAAATGTGGCCCGTGCCCTGCTGAAACTGCACACCAATTCCGAGAGCGTGTGTTTCGAGGTAGCGGATCAAATTCTGCAAACCATGCCCGTCTATAGCGTTTACGGGGGTCTGTcgatccaaaagttcaaatcTCAATGGCAGTACTGGTCGGCCAATGCCCGGTCAAAAGTGGATGCCGGTATCCTTATGGTGGAACCGGAACTCGAGGAAATTGTTAAA ctgGTTATTGGCGACCGTCAAACATGGACTGATCAGTGTCAATTCGCAAGTTGTTGGTACGAATATTTCCCCGGTTATCTGTTTTATACAGAGTCCACCTGCAAGTACTACGAGCTGGGAACCTACGCAAATAATTGGCTGTCCCAGTGGATCAGCACTGGAGGAACGAATCCCAGCTACAAGTACCTGGACAAAATTATCCTCTCGGTTATGGAGAACAACTTACCGCAGGTGTTGCACAATATCCAGAACATTTGTGACAACAAGTGGTTCGTAACGCATTTGGTAGATTTGCTGTATCACTGCGGTCAGCTGACGCTTTCCACCGGAAGCGCAGACGAGCAAGATTCGGAAAAACTGTTCCGCGAATCCTTGCTGTACGATTTCGGCTGTTTGTTGATGACTCACAAAGCTGGTCTCTGGGAAGCGGGATTGGATTACTTGGAGTTTTCAAGCACCGAGGGTTTGGGAGCTCGTGAAGCACTTCTGGCAAGAATTCCCATCAGAAACGAGAAACAAGCTTTGAAGCTGATCAGCGCCGCCAAGAAAAACGGTTTCGCTTCAGTCGAAAGCGAAATTTGTAAagttttggtaaagaaaaactTATCCAATAAGCTGTACGGAAATGCCTTGGAATGGGCTATTCGATCGAGAGACAGTTTCTATGTTTCAGCTGTGGCCAACATTTTCCTGGAGCACTACTGCAACCATGGGGAAATCATGTGCGAAGATGTTATCGCCAACATCGGTGCCAAAATGTTCATCTCTCCTAGGTTGATATTCCTGGTAAAATACTACGATTTCCGTCAGTTCTATCGAGAGCGATCTTTTGCACAGGCAGCCGAACTACTCATCAATCTACTGGATTCGAAAATTACCCCCAACTA TTTCTGGCCATCGCTGTTGGCGGACACAATTCCGCTGTTAGAGTTCAAGGAACCCGTCATTCCCACCAAGGAAACCTACACAATTCTGCACCACCTGGAATGGGATCTGGTGCCGATGATTGAAAAGCGTAAAGAACAGCTCAAGGGAACCACCCGAAAGGTGGCCAACGGTATAGAGAAAATGGAAATCACCGGCGATCAGATGAAGACCAACGAAGGTGTTGAAACGGATTCCGATCAACAGGCGTTGATTGAAAAGTTTTCCTCGAACCTGCTGAACAATTGTACCGACGATTTGGTTAAGCTGCTGCGGTTAGCTTGTGCCCGTAATTTGGCAAGAGCGTTCATCATTGAAAATACGATTGCTGAATAA
- the LOC129759428 gene encoding nuclear pore complex protein Nup75 isoform X1, giving the protein MVSREICPTYIVPCEMGKRLGITAHWITEDKISVTAYSNKLLQSLQNRPPNTSAVKVFHLTSNFILDEPILRSLVTECSHVFLNLQLVRNSNVAGAIDYLKISRTYRSAIRACLEKLQNLITSTELPNAEQYQNYVTIFYSVECIWHLVEILIVNSNSVNAVVPNLLEWVRFHFPTAERLATELLQQGREIDSHDDYWPVVKGLIIQGQTNVARALLKLHTNSESVCFEVADQILQTMPVYSVYGGLSIQKFKSQWQYWSANARSKVDAGILMVEPELEEIVKLVIGDRQTWTDQCQFASCWYEYFPGYLFYTESTCKYYELGTYANNWLSQWISTGGTNPSYKYLDKIILSVMENNLPQVLHNIQNICDNKWFVTHLVDLLYHCGQLTLSTGSADEQDSEKLFRESLLYDFGCLLMTHKAGLWEAGLDYLEFSSTEGLGAREALLARIPIRNEKQALKLISAAKKNGFASVESEICKVLVKKNLSNKLYGNALEWAIRSRDSFYVSAVANIFLEHYCNHGEIMCEDVIANIGAKMFISPRLIFLVKYYDFRQFYRERSFAQAAELLINLLDSKITPNYFWPSLLADTIPLLEFKEPVIPTKETYTILHHLEWDLVPMIEKRKEQLKGTTRKVANGIEKMEITGDQMKTNEGVETDSDQQALIEKFSSNLLNNCTDDLVKLLRLACARNLARAFIIENTIAE; this is encoded by the exons ATGGTGTCGAGGGAAATTTGTCCAACATAC ATTGTGCCATGTGAGATGGGCAAACGGCTCGGAATAACCGCTCATTGGATCACCGAGGACAAGATTTCGGTAACAGCTTACAGCAACAAGTTGCTGCAATCACTCCAGAATCGGCCTCCGAATACATCGGCCGTTAAAGTGTTCCACCTGACgtccaatttcattttggacGAACCGATCTTACGGAGTCTGGTAACGGAGTGTAGCCATGTGTTCCTGAATTTGCAGCTGGTGCGAAACAGCAACGTTGCAGGAGCCATCGATTATTTGAAAATCTCCAGAACCTATCGCAGTGCGATACGGGCTTGCTTGGAAAAGCTTCAGAATTTGATTACTAGTACAGAGTTGCCCAATGCCGAACAGTATCAAAACTATGTCACCATTTTTTACTCTGTCGAATGCATTTGGCATCTGGTGGAAATTTTAATCGTCAATTCCAATTCGGTCAATGCGGTCGTTCCGAATCTATTAGAATGGGTTCGATTTCACTTTCCAACGGCTGAAAGACTGGCGACGGAACTGCTGCAACAGGGTCGGGAAATCGATTCACACGATGACTATTGGCCGGTGGTAAAGGGATTAATCATTCAGGGTCAGACAAATGTGGCCCGTGCCCTGCTGAAACTGCACACCAATTCCGAGAGCGTGTGTTTCGAGGTAGCGGATCAAATTCTGCAAACCATGCCCGTCTATAGCGTTTACGGGGGTCTGTcgatccaaaagttcaaatcTCAATGGCAGTACTGGTCGGCCAATGCCCGGTCAAAAGTGGATGCCGGTATCCTTATGGTGGAACCGGAACTCGAGGAAATTGTTAAA ctgGTTATTGGCGACCGTCAAACATGGACTGATCAGTGTCAATTCGCAAGTTGTTGGTACGAATATTTCCCCGGTTATCTGTTTTATACAGAGTCCACCTGCAAGTACTACGAGCTGGGAACCTACGCAAATAATTGGCTGTCCCAGTGGATCAGCACTGGAGGAACGAATCCCAGCTACAAGTACCTGGACAAAATTATCCTCTCGGTTATGGAGAACAACTTACCGCAGGTGTTGCACAATATCCAGAACATTTGTGACAACAAGTGGTTCGTAACGCATTTGGTAGATTTGCTGTATCACTGCGGTCAGCTGACGCTTTCCACCGGAAGCGCAGACGAGCAAGATTCGGAAAAACTGTTCCGCGAATCCTTGCTGTACGATTTCGGCTGTTTGTTGATGACTCACAAAGCTGGTCTCTGGGAAGCGGGATTGGATTACTTGGAGTTTTCAAGCACCGAGGGTTTGGGAGCTCGTGAAGCACTTCTGGCAAGAATTCCCATCAGAAACGAGAAACAAGCTTTGAAGCTGATCAGCGCCGCCAAGAAAAACGGTTTCGCTTCAGTCGAAAGCGAAATTTGTAAagttttggtaaagaaaaactTATCCAATAAGCTGTACGGAAATGCCTTGGAATGGGCTATTCGATCGAGAGACAGTTTCTATGTTTCAGCTGTGGCCAACATTTTCCTGGAGCACTACTGCAACCATGGGGAAATCATGTGCGAAGATGTTATCGCCAACATCGGTGCCAAAATGTTCATCTCTCCTAGGTTGATATTCCTGGTAAAATACTACGATTTCCGTCAGTTCTATCGAGAGCGATCTTTTGCACAGGCAGCCGAACTACTCATCAATCTACTGGATTCGAAAATTACCCCCAACTA TTTCTGGCCATCGCTGTTGGCGGACACAATTCCGCTGTTAGAGTTCAAGGAACCCGTCATTCCCACCAAGGAAACCTACACAATTCTGCACCACCTGGAATGGGATCTGGTGCCGATGATTGAAAAGCGTAAAGAACAGCTCAAGGGAACCACCCGAAAGGTGGCCAACGGTATAGAGAAAATGGAAATCACCGGCGATCAGATGAAGACCAACGAAGGTGTTGAAACGGATTCCGATCAACAGGCGTTGATTGAAAAGTTTTCCTCGAACCTGCTGAACAATTGTACCGACGATTTGGTTAAGCTGCTGCGGTTAGCTTGTGCCCGTAATTTGGCAAGAGCGTTCATCATTGAAAATACGATTGCTGAATAA
- the LOC129759429 gene encoding MRG/MORF4L-binding protein, producing MATVKEKSEPEYFEWSPEDEIQLFFAMDGLRPVGINRHFFLACIVERLSKALNRNVSSEAVWSHLKTLYNLKALDELEQLPFPNDETDFVLPEEEFGTEIKFKTEEEPVIDESKKSESKPEPTTVKPAKDKEPTEKEKPSSTEKEVRESVKPTKAAKQEALVESTPKRPQKRTRGSMSLEPNSSNSPASTPPHVQVTKRRRI from the exons ATGGCCACAGTGAAGGAAAAATCCGAACCGGAATATTTCGAATGGAGTCCGGAGGACGAAATCCAGTTGTTCTTCGCCATGGACGGCTTGCGCCCCGTCGGCATCAATCGGCACTTCTTCCTGGCCTGCATTGTGGAACGTTTGTCGAAGGCGCTTAATCGGAACGTCAGCAGCGAAGCTGTTTGGTCCCACCTCAAGACCCTGTACAACCTTAAAGCCCTGGACGAATTGGAGCAGTTGCCGTTCCCGAACGACGAGACTGATTTTGTATTGCCGGAAGAGGAATTCGGTAcggaaattaaattcaaaaccgAGGAGGAACCGGTCATTGATGAGTCGAAAAAGTCGGAAAGCAAACCGGAGCCAACAACTGTGAAACCAG CCAAAGACAAAGAACCAACGGAAAAGGAAAAACCCTCGTCAACGGAGAAGGAAGTTAGAGAATCGGTGAAACCAACCAAAGCGGCGAAACAAGAAGCGCTAGTAGAGAGTACCCCAAAACGACCTCAGAAACGCACCCGGGGATCCATGTCCTTAGAACCGAATTCGAGTAACAGCCCAGCAAGCACTCCGCCCCACGTTCAGGTCACGAAAAGACGAAGGATTTAG